In one window of Bradyrhizobium sp. AZCC 1721 DNA:
- a CDS encoding DUF2336 domain-containing protein — MPAASSNLRAELNGAEKEGPEHDARIFGEVTDLFLSNVDRLGESQIAAVDGVLAHLIERVDAKTVVQLSEALSTIDRAPRQTIRKLAFHENHLLAAPVLRCSNCLSEADLLEIVKSRSQQHLLAISDRKILNEALTDALMRFGDVHVSSALARNAGARFSECGYATLVGRAERDEVLAEKLGLRLDIPGSLLRELLGRVADVVRARFLTASRPVARKKTQGSAGAAGQGDAARKAIDYTQAQREVVALNRTGKLNDSIVNRFAVRGEYTHVVAALALKADVKIEAIEPLLEPDRVYGLIVACKAALLSWSTTTMIVRNRPNCPPSTDRELEQCVAIYESLLLSVAQWTIRFGSDRILGKNNEPAAAVAAAGRK, encoded by the coding sequence ATGCCTGCTGCATCTTCGAATTTGCGCGCGGAATTGAATGGCGCCGAAAAGGAGGGGCCCGAGCACGACGCCCGGATTTTCGGGGAAGTGACGGACCTGTTCCTGTCCAATGTCGATCGTCTCGGTGAATCGCAGATCGCAGCCGTCGATGGCGTTCTCGCCCACCTGATCGAGCGGGTGGACGCGAAAACCGTGGTCCAACTCAGCGAGGCCCTTTCCACCATCGACCGCGCCCCGCGCCAGACTATCCGCAAGCTTGCATTTCATGAAAACCACTTGCTGGCGGCACCGGTTCTCAGATGCTCCAACTGCTTGTCGGAAGCCGACCTCCTTGAAATCGTCAAAAGCCGCAGCCAGCAGCATTTGCTGGCAATATCGGACAGAAAGATCCTCAATGAAGCGCTCACCGACGCGCTGATGCGATTTGGCGACGTCCACGTCTCCAGCGCGCTCGCGCGCAACGCCGGCGCGCGTTTCTCCGAATGCGGCTACGCGACGCTGGTGGGGCGGGCCGAGCGTGATGAAGTCCTCGCGGAAAAGCTCGGGCTTCGATTGGACATTCCGGGCAGCCTGCTTCGGGAGCTTCTGGGCAGAGTTGCCGACGTGGTCCGCGCGCGGTTCTTGACGGCGTCGCGACCTGTTGCGCGGAAGAAAACCCAAGGTTCTGCCGGGGCTGCCGGACAGGGTGACGCCGCCCGGAAGGCGATTGATTATACCCAGGCGCAACGCGAAGTCGTCGCGCTCAATCGCACGGGCAAGCTCAACGATTCGATCGTGAACCGGTTTGCGGTGCGGGGTGAATACACCCACGTCGTCGCAGCGCTAGCCCTGAAGGCCGACGTCAAGATCGAGGCCATCGAACCCTTGCTCGAGCCCGACCGGGTATACGGCCTGATCGTCGCGTGCAAGGCGGCGCTGCTGAGCTGGTCGACAACGACGATGATCGTCCGCAACCGTCCGAACTGTCCGCCATCCACCGACCGGGAACTCGAGCAATGCGTGGCGATCTATGAATCGCTACTGCTGTCGGTGGCGCAGTGGACCATTCGTTTCGGCTCCGACCGGATCCTTGGGAAGAATAATGAGCCCGCGGCGGCTGTAGCGGCTGCCGGTAGAAAGTAA
- a CDS encoding glycosyltransferase family 4 protein gives MRIAQIAPLAESVPPKLYGGTERVVAWLIDELVSLGHEVTLFASGDSVTSARLHAVWPRALRLGRPKTDPMVAQAALLEAVARHATEFDVIHAHIDWLHLPLLSRLGVPFLTTCHGRMDLPGFSDVVRHFPDAPFVSISDNQRTPLSEANWIGTIYHGLPADLFRPSFEAGSYLAFLGRLTAEKGPEAAIRIARAAKMPLRIAAKVPRGDRSYFKEQLEPQIDGEQVQLTGEVNDDAKRQFLAGAAALLFPIDWPEPFGLVMIEAMACGTPVIAFKSGSVPEVIDNGITGFVVTDEAEAVEAIGRLSELDRSQVRGQFEKRFTARRMAQEYLRHYVALARDRANEAIPA, from the coding sequence ATGCGGATTGCCCAGATAGCGCCTCTGGCCGAAAGCGTTCCTCCCAAGCTTTACGGCGGCACCGAGCGCGTGGTGGCATGGCTGATCGATGAACTGGTAAGCCTCGGGCATGAGGTGACGCTGTTTGCCAGCGGGGACTCGGTAACGTCAGCCCGCCTTCATGCCGTTTGGCCTCGGGCGCTTCGCCTTGGCCGGCCGAAGACAGATCCGATGGTAGCGCAGGCAGCCCTGCTGGAGGCAGTTGCACGGCATGCGACCGAATTCGATGTCATTCACGCGCATATCGATTGGCTGCACCTGCCGCTCCTGAGCCGGCTTGGCGTCCCTTTTCTGACCACCTGCCATGGGCGCATGGACCTGCCTGGCTTTTCGGACGTGGTTCGTCACTTTCCCGACGCGCCGTTCGTTTCGATATCGGACAATCAGCGCACTCCGTTAAGCGAGGCCAACTGGATCGGCACCATTTATCACGGCTTGCCGGCCGACCTGTTTCGGCCCTCGTTCGAGGCCGGCTCCTACCTTGCTTTCCTGGGCCGGCTGACGGCGGAGAAAGGACCGGAAGCCGCCATCCGAATCGCGCGCGCCGCCAAAATGCCGCTTCGTATCGCCGCAAAGGTGCCGCGCGGGGATAGAAGCTATTTTAAGGAACAACTCGAGCCGCAGATCGATGGCGAGCAGGTCCAGCTCACCGGTGAGGTCAATGATGACGCGAAGCGGCAGTTTCTGGCGGGCGCGGCGGCGCTATTGTTTCCGATCGATTGGCCAGAACCGTTCGGGCTCGTCATGATCGAGGCCATGGCGTGCGGCACGCCCGTCATCGCGTTCAAATCAGGCTCGGTGCCCGAAGTCATCGACAACGGCATTACCGGCTTTGTCGTAACGGATGAAGCAGAAGCGGTCGAAGCGATCGGAAGGCTTTCCGAACTCGATCGAAGCCAGGTGCGCGGGCAGTTCGAGAAGAGGTTTACCGCCAGGCGCATGGCGCAAGAATATCTTCGCCATTACGTGGCATTGGCTCGCGACCGCGCCAATGAAGCCATTCCGGCATGA
- a CDS encoding tetratricopeptide repeat protein — protein sequence MGLLLAMPALAATPTDRGECAASADKPDVNFAACSRIIDDANVSVAERVKAFKSRGRGSFNSKDYDRAIADYGEAIKLSPKDAWAFAHRCEAYERKEDHDAAIADCTEAIKIDPKYGWAYNNRGVAYYGLHEYDAALADHAEAIRVNSRDAWAYARRGMAWTEKGEFDQAIADITQAVTIDPKYAFGFGQRGQALFRKRLITKKGGWEPAIADYSEAIKLDPNLLWLYSSRGVAYSNNRQYDLAVPDCSEVIKREPNNSGGYNCRGVAYEGLKDYSRAIADYDQSISINPKNGVAYWNRGNAYMALRKIDDAIADYDQAIAINPKDFNSFNSRAKAYVAKGDSNRAITDFTQAIRFDPSYVEAYNNRGISYEVLGRRAEAIADFRKAQSIDSANRVSKQQLRVLGF from the coding sequence GACAAGCCCGACGTCAATTTCGCGGCATGCAGCCGCATTATCGACGATGCAAACGTGTCGGTGGCAGAACGCGTCAAGGCTTTCAAGAGCCGAGGCCGCGGCTCCTTCAACAGCAAGGATTACGACCGCGCGATTGCCGACTACGGCGAGGCCATCAAGCTCAGCCCAAAGGACGCCTGGGCCTTTGCGCACCGGTGTGAGGCTTACGAGAGGAAAGAGGACCACGACGCGGCTATTGCGGATTGCACCGAGGCCATCAAGATCGATCCGAAATATGGTTGGGCCTACAACAACCGTGGTGTCGCCTACTACGGTCTGCATGAATACGACGCAGCGCTGGCCGACCACGCCGAGGCGATCAGGGTCAATTCCAGGGACGCGTGGGCCTATGCCCGCCGCGGCATGGCGTGGACGGAAAAGGGTGAATTCGACCAGGCAATCGCCGATATCACCCAGGCGGTCACAATCGATCCGAAATACGCCTTTGGTTTTGGCCAAAGGGGGCAGGCACTGTTCAGGAAGAGGTTGATCACGAAAAAAGGCGGATGGGAGCCCGCGATCGCAGACTACAGCGAAGCAATCAAGCTCGATCCAAATCTGCTTTGGCTGTACAGCTCACGTGGCGTTGCCTACAGCAACAATCGCCAATACGACCTCGCCGTCCCGGATTGCAGCGAGGTCATCAAGCGCGAACCCAACAATTCCGGCGGGTACAATTGCCGCGGCGTCGCTTACGAAGGCTTGAAGGACTATAGCCGCGCGATCGCCGACTATGATCAGTCGATCAGCATCAATCCAAAGAACGGCGTGGCGTATTGGAATCGTGGCAATGCCTATATGGCGCTGCGTAAGATCGATGACGCGATCGCCGACTATGACCAGGCGATCGCGATAAACCCCAAGGACTTCAACTCTTTCAACTCGCGCGCCAAAGCCTACGTCGCAAAGGGTGACAGCAACCGCGCGATTACGGATTTCACGCAGGCGATCCGGTTCGATCCGTCCTATGTCGAGGCCTACAACAACCGCGGCATCTCCTATGAAGTGCTGGGCCGCCGCGCCGAGGCGATCGCCGATTTCCGCAAGGCGCAATCAATCGACTCGGCCAACCGGGTCAGCAAGCAACAGCTCCGCGTGCTCGGTTTCTGA
- a CDS encoding DMT family transporter yields MSATEQTSPARSGNWLANQPYLLLSITALCWAGNAIVGRLAAGHIPPVTLSFLRWSFAFLIILPFAWKHLVKDWAAIRGRLGIMVVLSVTGIGAFNALQYWALEHTQALNTLLLQSAGPLVVAVWSLVLLGVRLTLAQAAGVLLSMAGVLVIILHGDLTTLSKIDFNIGDLIFLVALAIFGIYSVLSLKRPDIHGLSFVAFTFGAGAACLIPLFIWELFARPLMRIDAANLLTLAYVALFPSTIAYLCFNRGVQMIGANRAAPFFHVVPVFGTVMSIIFLGEHPQAFHFIGFALVLTGVFVASRKPRTA; encoded by the coding sequence ATGTCGGCTACCGAACAGACTTCACCCGCACGATCCGGGAACTGGCTCGCCAATCAGCCTTATCTGCTGCTCAGCATCACCGCGCTGTGCTGGGCCGGCAATGCCATCGTCGGGCGGCTGGCCGCCGGACACATTCCGCCGGTGACGCTGTCGTTCCTGCGCTGGTCGTTCGCGTTCCTGATCATCCTGCCGTTTGCCTGGAAGCATCTCGTCAAGGACTGGGCTGCGATCCGCGGCCGGCTCGGCATCATGGTCGTGCTCTCCGTCACCGGCATCGGCGCCTTCAACGCGCTGCAATACTGGGCGCTCGAGCACACCCAGGCGCTGAACACGCTGTTGTTGCAGTCGGCGGGACCGCTGGTGGTCGCGGTGTGGTCGCTCGTGCTGCTCGGCGTGCGGCTGACGCTGGCGCAGGCGGCCGGCGTTCTGCTCTCGATGGCCGGCGTGCTGGTGATTATCCTGCACGGCGATCTCACAACGCTGTCGAAGATCGACTTCAATATCGGCGACCTGATTTTCCTGGTCGCGCTCGCGATCTTCGGGATCTATTCGGTGCTGTCGCTGAAGCGCCCCGACATTCATGGTCTGTCGTTCGTCGCCTTCACCTTCGGCGCCGGTGCGGCCTGCCTGATTCCGCTGTTCATCTGGGAATTGTTCGCGCGGCCGCTGATGCGGATCGACGCCGCGAACCTGCTGACTCTCGCTTACGTCGCGCTGTTCCCATCAACGATCGCCTATCTCTGCTTCAATCGCGGTGTGCAGATGATCGGCGCCAATCGCGCAGCTCCCTTCTTTCACGTGGTACCGGTGTTCGGCACCGTCATGTCGATCATCTTCCTCGGCGAGCACCCGCAGGCGTTCCACTTCATCGGCTTTGCGCTGGTGCTGACGGGAGTGTTTGTCGCGTCGCGAAAGCCTCGAACTGCCTAG
- a CDS encoding adenylosuccinate synthase, with protein MANVVVVGAQWGDEGKGKIVDWLSEQADIVVRFQGGHNAGHTLVINGETYKLALLPSGVLRPSKLAVIGNGVVFDPQAFLDEVVRLRGQGVAVSPENLRIAENVTLILPLHRELDALRESANTATAIGTTRRGIGPAYEDKVGRRAIRLMDLADLDTLPHKIDRLLAHHNALRRGLNLEEIDGNGILKELTALAPKLLPYAETVWRLLDLKRREGKRILFEGAQGALLDVDHGTYPYVTSSNTVAAQAATGTGMGASAVGYVLGICKAYTTRVGQGPFPTEQDNEIGRKIGERGREFGTNTGRPRRCGWFDAALVRQTVRTCGITGLALTKLDILDGFDTIEVCTGYMLDGKEIDHLPAGEGAQARVVPVYETIEGWKEPTANARSWADLPAQAIKYVRRVEELVGCPIALLSTSPEREDTILVQNPFEA; from the coding sequence ATGGCCAATGTTGTCGTCGTCGGCGCCCAATGGGGCGACGAGGGGAAGGGCAAGATCGTCGACTGGTTGTCGGAGCAGGCCGATATCGTCGTGCGCTTCCAGGGCGGCCATAATGCCGGCCATACGCTCGTCATCAACGGCGAGACCTACAAGCTCGCGCTGCTGCCGTCGGGCGTGCTGCGGCCGTCGAAGCTTGCCGTGATCGGCAATGGCGTGGTGTTCGATCCGCAAGCCTTCCTCGACGAGGTGGTGCGGCTGAGGGGGCAGGGCGTTGCTGTCAGTCCGGAAAACCTGCGCATTGCCGAAAACGTCACGCTGATCCTGCCGCTGCATCGCGAGCTCGATGCGCTCCGCGAATCCGCCAACACGGCTACCGCGATCGGCACCACGCGCCGCGGCATCGGCCCAGCCTATGAGGACAAGGTCGGCCGCCGCGCGATTCGCCTGATGGACCTAGCCGACCTCGACACGCTGCCGCACAAGATCGATCGGCTGCTGGCGCACCACAATGCGCTGCGCCGTGGGCTCAATCTCGAGGAGATCGACGGCAACGGCATTCTGAAAGAGCTTACCGCGCTGGCGCCAAAGCTGTTGCCCTATGCGGAGACGGTGTGGCGGCTGCTGGATCTCAAGCGCCGCGAGGGCAAGCGCATCCTGTTCGAAGGCGCGCAGGGTGCGCTGCTCGATGTCGATCACGGCACCTATCCCTACGTCACCTCGTCCAACACGGTGGCGGCGCAAGCCGCGACCGGTACCGGCATGGGCGCGAGTGCGGTCGGCTACGTGCTCGGCATCTGCAAGGCCTATACGACCCGCGTCGGCCAGGGCCCTTTCCCGACCGAGCAGGACAACGAGATCGGCCGCAAGATCGGCGAGCGGGGCCGCGAGTTCGGCACCAACACCGGCCGCCCGCGCCGCTGCGGCTGGTTCGACGCCGCCCTGGTGCGGCAAACGGTCCGCACTTGCGGCATCACGGGTCTGGCGCTTACAAAGCTCGATATTCTCGACGGCTTCGACACCATCGAGGTCTGCACCGGCTATATGCTGGACGGCAAGGAAATCGACCATCTGCCGGCGGGCGAGGGCGCCCAGGCCCGGGTAGTGCCGGTCTACGAGACCATCGAGGGCTGGAAAGAGCCGACTGCCAATGCCCGCTCCTGGGCGGATCTGCCGGCCCAGGCCATTAAATATGTCCGCCGGGTCGAGGAACTCGTGGGTTGTCCGATCGCATTGCTTTCCACCAGCCCCGAACGCGAGGATACTATACTGGTGCAGAACCCGTTTGAGGCTTAA
- a CDS encoding DUF4112 domain-containing protein: MAMADDDIFTPPRSRSGPSSRTRAPGRGPVIDQEGRELPEPNLHTRFEGMRFDFGHSAANPFGELTREQRIARLDAIAKLLDVAFIVPGTNFRYGIDGLIGLIPVVGDIITTAISLWVVREARALGAPWHITARMLANVAVDGAVGLVPVAGDAFDVMFRANVRNVRMLKRWLDKQPR; the protein is encoded by the coding sequence ATGGCCATGGCAGACGACGATATCTTTACGCCGCCCCGTTCGCGTTCCGGACCATCGTCCCGGACGCGCGCGCCCGGACGTGGGCCGGTCATCGACCAGGAGGGGCGCGAACTCCCCGAGCCGAACCTGCATACGCGGTTCGAGGGAATGCGGTTCGATTTCGGTCATTCCGCCGCTAATCCGTTCGGCGAGCTGACGCGCGAGCAGCGGATCGCGCGGCTCGATGCCATCGCCAAATTGCTGGATGTCGCCTTCATCGTGCCCGGCACCAATTTCCGCTACGGTATCGACGGGCTGATCGGCCTGATCCCGGTGGTCGGCGACATCATCACGACGGCGATTTCGCTGTGGGTGGTGCGCGAGGCGCGCGCGCTCGGCGCGCCCTGGCACATCACGGCGCGGATGCTTGCCAATGTTGCGGTTGACGGCGCGGTTGGCCTGGTGCCGGTCGCGGGCGACGCCTTCGACGTCATGTTCCGCGCTAACGTCCGCAATGTCCGCATGCTCAAGCGCTGGCTCGATAAGCAGCCGCGCTAA
- the msrA gene encoding peptide-methionine (S)-S-oxide reductase MsrA — translation MSPRHFSRLSLAAAIGALAVAAFAATPSRASEEAVVIPAPAVDVQAADGIQTAVIAGGCFWGVQGVYQHTAGVLNAVSGYSGGSKMTANYTMIGTGTTGHAEAVEIKYDPKKISYGKILQIFFSVAHDPTQLNRQGPDIGTQYRSAIFTTNDEQKKVAEAYIAQLNAAKVYKKPIVTKVGPLQAFYPAEDYHQDYLTLHPNQPYIVFNDIPKIENLKKIFAENYIEKPTLVRNAKATN, via the coding sequence ATGTCCCCTCGCCATTTCAGCCGCCTGTCGCTCGCCGCCGCCATCGGCGCGCTGGCCGTCGCGGCCTTCGCCGCCACGCCCTCGCGCGCCTCGGAAGAGGCCGTCGTCATTCCAGCCCCTGCCGTCGACGTTCAGGCTGCCGACGGCATCCAGACCGCCGTGATCGCCGGCGGCTGCTTCTGGGGCGTGCAGGGCGTGTACCAGCACACCGCCGGCGTGCTCAACGCGGTCTCCGGCTATTCCGGCGGCAGCAAGATGACCGCGAACTACACCATGATCGGCACCGGCACCACGGGGCACGCCGAGGCGGTCGAGATCAAATACGATCCGAAGAAGATCAGCTACGGCAAGATCCTGCAGATCTTCTTCTCGGTCGCGCACGACCCGACGCAATTGAACCGCCAGGGCCCCGACATCGGCACGCAATATCGCTCGGCGATCTTCACCACCAATGACGAGCAGAAGAAGGTGGCGGAGGCTTATATCGCCCAGCTCAACGCCGCCAAGGTCTACAAGAAGCCGATCGTGACCAAGGTCGGCCCGCTGCAGGCGTTCTACCCGGCGGAAGACTATCACCAGGACTACCTGACGCTGCACCCGAACCAGCCCTATATTGTCTTCAACGACATTCCTAAGATCGAGAATCTGAAGAAGATCTTTGCGGAGAACTACATCGAGAAGCCGACGCTGGTGCGCAATGCGAAGGCTACCAATTAA
- the ybaK gene encoding Cys-tRNA(Pro) deacylase has protein sequence MSKTTRATLALEKLGVKFALHAYDYDPDAASIGLQAAEALGVPPARVLKTLMAEVDGKPVCAVVPSDCEVSMKKLATAFGAKSAKMMRPADAERLTGYHVGGISPFGQKKRVPVAIEEAALGHASVFLNGGQRGLQIELDPNDAVKAAGAIARALVA, from the coding sequence ATGTCCAAAACCACCCGTGCGACGCTAGCGCTGGAAAAGCTCGGCGTGAAATTCGCCCTGCACGCTTACGACTACGACCCGGATGCAGCGAGCATCGGGCTTCAGGCGGCGGAAGCGCTCGGCGTGCCGCCCGCGCGCGTGCTGAAGACGCTGATGGCCGAGGTCGATGGCAAGCCGGTCTGCGCCGTGGTGCCGTCGGACTGCGAGGTCAGCATGAAAAAGCTCGCGACCGCGTTCGGCGCCAAGTCGGCGAAGATGATGCGGCCGGCGGATGCCGAACGGCTGACCGGCTATCATGTCGGCGGCATCTCACCGTTCGGACAGAAGAAGCGCGTGCCGGTCGCGATCGAAGAAGCCGCGCTCGGCCATGCCAGCGTTTTCCTCAATGGCGGCCAGCGCGGCCTGCAGATCGAACTCGATCCCAACGACGCCGTGAAGGCTGCGGGCGCGATCGCGCGCGCGCTCGTGGCGTGA
- a CDS encoding L,D-transpeptidase, whose protein sequence is MVTRFATAQSRVMRRWGSPAIAALVAMALLAALTADAAAREARSAAPTEVTAPRDAGEPIMAIVSIKSQQVTLYDADGWILRAPVSTGTTGRETPAGVFTVVEKNKDHRSNMYDDAEMPNMQRITWNGIALHGGPLPGYAASHGCVRMPYGFAERLFDKTRIGMRVIISPNDAAPVEFSHPALFVPNAEAVAAAPARAETLAREAAEAARTADETKKAAVTAAREAASLTASLRKLEGLKRRADAELALADRAIGAAKTDEARARAEDLKQKAAAKAADLGTQLDTAQADAKSKPTVAAAKDAAKTAATRKADAAKAASAAKLALEPVSVYVSRATQKLYVRRNTHKPAPDGGGEVFDASIEVPVTIRNPEKRIGTHVFTAMAHSGKGLRWTAVTIDNADDAKSALDRITIPQDVLDRIAPTALPRSSIIVSDEPLSRETNYRTEFVAVLSNQPQGGFITRQPTPDVIASGNDWGADGFFPFFSPNSNPQPGTTRRRGGQYYQQVQPGWSW, encoded by the coding sequence ATGGTAACTCGATTTGCGACGGCGCAATCCAGAGTGATGCGGCGCTGGGGGTCTCCCGCCATTGCAGCGCTCGTGGCGATGGCGCTACTTGCGGCGTTGACCGCCGACGCCGCGGCGAGAGAGGCGCGCTCCGCGGCACCCACCGAGGTGACAGCACCGCGCGATGCAGGCGAGCCGATCATGGCGATCGTGTCGATCAAGTCCCAGCAGGTCACTCTCTACGACGCCGACGGCTGGATCCTGCGCGCGCCGGTGTCGACCGGCACCACGGGACGCGAGACGCCGGCCGGCGTCTTCACCGTCGTCGAGAAAAACAAGGACCACCGCTCGAACATGTATGACGATGCCGAGATGCCGAACATGCAGCGCATCACCTGGAACGGCATCGCACTGCACGGCGGGCCGCTGCCCGGGTATGCGGCTTCGCATGGCTGCGTGCGGATGCCCTACGGCTTTGCGGAAAGGCTGTTCGACAAGACGCGGATCGGAATGCGGGTGATCATCTCGCCAAACGACGCGGCTCCGGTCGAGTTTTCTCACCCCGCGCTGTTCGTGCCAAACGCGGAGGCCGTCGCAGCGGCTCCGGCGCGTGCCGAGACACTCGCGCGCGAGGCCGCGGAGGCCGCCAGGACAGCCGACGAGACGAAGAAAGCCGCCGTAACAGCGGCACGTGAGGCAGCATCGCTCACGGCGTCGCTGCGCAAGCTGGAAGGGCTCAAGAGGCGCGCCGACGCCGAGCTCGCGTTAGCCGACAGGGCGATCGGCGCCGCAAAGACGGACGAGGCCAGGGCGCGAGCCGAGGACCTCAAGCAAAAGGCCGCCGCCAAGGCCGCGGACCTGGGGACGCAGCTCGACACCGCCCAGGCCGACGCGAAGTCGAAGCCCACCGTCGCCGCGGCCAAGGACGCAGCCAAGACGGCCGCGACCAGGAAGGCCGACGCCGCCAAGGCGGCAAGCGCGGCGAAGCTCGCGCTCGAGCCGGTCTCGGTCTACGTCAGCCGCGCGACACAGAAGCTTTACGTGCGGCGCAACACGCATAAGCCGGCGCCGGACGGCGGCGGCGAGGTGTTCGATGCGTCCATCGAGGTTCCGGTCACGATCCGCAATCCCGAGAAGCGGATCGGTACGCATGTTTTCACGGCGATGGCGCATAGCGGCAAGGGCCTGCGCTGGACCGCGGTCACAATCGACAACGCCGATGACGCCAAAAGCGCGCTCGACCGCATCACCATCCCGCAGGATGTGCTCGATCGCATCGCGCCGACCGCATTGCCGCGATCCTCGATCATCGTCTCGGACGAGCCGCTGAGCCGCGAGACCAACTATCGCACCGAGTTCGTCGCGGTGCTGAGCAACCAGCCGCAGGGCGGCTTCATTACGCGCCAGCCAACCCCCGATGTCATTGCAAGCGGCAACGACTGGGGTGCCGACGGCTTCTTCCCCTTTTTCTCGCCCAATTCGAACCCCCAACCTGGCACTACGCGCCGGCGCGGCGGGCAGTACTATCAACAGGTGCAGCCGGGCTGGTCGTGGTGA
- a CDS encoding DUF3309 family protein has product MSLGTILIIILIIFLLGGFSGRFGGYGYGRGHSAMGLGGVILIVLLILLLLGKL; this is encoded by the coding sequence ATGTCGCTTGGAACGATACTCATCATTATTCTGATTATTTTCCTGCTGGGCGGCTTTTCCGGCCGTTTCGGCGGCTATGGCTATGGCAGGGGCCATTCCGCGATGGGGCTCGGTGGCGTGATTTTAATCGTGCTTCTGATCCTGCTCCTGCTCGGCAAGCTATAA
- the msrB gene encoding peptide-methionine (R)-S-oxide reductase MsrB, with the protein MSDTKTSGKVVKSEAEWRKELTPMQYAVLREKATERPFSGEYEHEHRRGTYTCAGCGQTLFESDAKFDSGCGWPSFTQPAVDSHVDEERDFSHGMIRTEVLCSKCNGHLGHVFNDGPGPTGLRYCINSAALKLQPK; encoded by the coding sequence ATGTCCGATACCAAGACATCCGGCAAGGTCGTCAAGAGCGAGGCCGAATGGCGCAAGGAGTTGACGCCGATGCAGTACGCCGTGCTGCGCGAGAAGGCGACCGAGCGGCCGTTCTCGGGCGAGTATGAGCACGAGCACCGCAGGGGCACCTATACCTGCGCCGGCTGCGGCCAGACGCTGTTCGAATCCGATGCCAAGTTCGATTCCGGATGCGGCTGGCCGAGCTTTACGCAGCCTGCGGTGGACAGCCATGTCGATGAGGAACGCGATTTCAGCCACGGCATGATCCGCACCGAAGTGTTGTGCTCGAAATGCAATGGCCATCTCGGCCACGTCTTCAACGACGGCCCCGGCCCGACCGGCCTGCGCTACTGCATCAACTCGGCGGCGCTTAAGCTGCAGCCGAAATAA
- a CDS encoding DUF5413 family protein — MKRYLIFGAIGPFVGGFLMLFATTVASGYWTDTNWSEIGKFLGAFAKTLQYSYLFGIVPALMIGAIDDILCHVKRISFVVRILIVGAIGFAASELLYGSRGPDTGVVQFLLYGIVGTVPAALSSWLAHRYVDEPQPVHST, encoded by the coding sequence ATGAAACGCTATCTGATCTTCGGAGCTATCGGCCCGTTCGTCGGCGGATTTCTGATGCTGTTCGCGACCACGGTGGCCTCGGGCTACTGGACTGACACCAATTGGTCGGAGATCGGGAAATTCCTCGGCGCGTTCGCCAAGACGCTGCAATACAGCTATCTGTTCGGCATTGTGCCTGCGCTGATGATCGGTGCCATCGATGACATTCTCTGTCACGTCAAGCGCATTTCTTTCGTGGTGCGGATCTTGATCGTAGGCGCCATCGGATTTGCTGCGTCAGAACTGCTCTATGGTTCGCGCGGACCGGATACCGGCGTGGTGCAGTTTCTGCTCTACGGCATCGTCGGCACGGTGCCTGCGGCACTGTCGTCGTGGCTCGCGCACCGATACGTGGACGAGCCGCAGCCAGTGCATTCGACGTAA